A window of Anaerohalosphaeraceae bacterium contains these coding sequences:
- a CDS encoding Gfo/Idh/MocA family oxidoreductase: MSHSINRREFVKATAAIGAGLFVSGKALGADGKKDVLNVAFIGAGAQGQALLDAAIKLGPEANIRILAICDIWEQVNLRRVSRRVQAYKAAYGHEGRPYVDYKEMLDKETDLDAVFIATPDFWHAEQTVACLEKGLHVYCEKEMSNTLEGARRMLEAARRTGKLLQIGHQRRSNPRYRYCYEKYIQEAKLLGRITTINGQWNRSKASCEDLDWPAGSEIPESVLNQYGFKNMHQFRNWRWFKGLGGGPIVDLGSHQIDIYNWFLGTAPRSVMASGGIDYWKNHEWYDNVMAVYEYQTPEGPVRAFYQTLTTNSANGYFESFMGLKGTLVISESANRGSLYRESWVPEEEWDPWVAKGYLKKAEGRPVVDNTQKEEAVLDVREGTLAMAEYRIPVSMNVPYHQPHIRNFLEAIRGNEKLTCPAEVGYETAVTVLKVNEAVEKACRLEFKPEEFSV, encoded by the coding sequence AAGCGACCGCCGCCATTGGTGCGGGGCTGTTTGTTTCCGGCAAGGCGCTCGGAGCGGACGGGAAAAAAGATGTTCTCAATGTCGCCTTTATCGGAGCGGGTGCTCAGGGGCAGGCCCTTCTGGATGCGGCGATTAAACTGGGACCGGAGGCGAATATCCGTATTCTGGCGATTTGCGACATCTGGGAGCAGGTCAATCTCCGGCGGGTCTCGCGGCGCGTGCAGGCCTACAAGGCCGCCTACGGTCACGAAGGCAGACCGTATGTGGATTATAAGGAAATGCTCGACAAAGAAACGGATTTGGATGCCGTTTTTATCGCCACACCCGATTTCTGGCATGCCGAACAGACGGTGGCCTGCCTGGAAAAGGGACTTCATGTTTATTGTGAAAAAGAGATGAGCAATACGCTCGAGGGAGCCCGACGGATGCTCGAGGCCGCCCGCCGAACCGGCAAACTCCTGCAAATCGGGCATCAGCGCCGAAGCAACCCGCGCTATCGGTACTGCTACGAGAAATACATCCAGGAAGCCAAACTGCTCGGCCGAATTACCACCATCAATGGTCAGTGGAATCGAAGCAAGGCCTCCTGCGAGGACCTGGACTGGCCGGCCGGCTCGGAAATCCCGGAGTCGGTGCTGAATCAGTATGGGTTTAAGAATATGCACCAGTTCCGCAACTGGCGGTGGTTCAAAGGGCTCGGCGGCGGGCCGATTGTGGACCTCGGCTCTCATCAGATTGATATTTACAACTGGTTTTTGGGAACGGCTCCCCGCAGTGTGATGGCCAGCGGCGGCATAGATTACTGGAAAAACCATGAGTGGTACGACAATGTAATGGCCGTCTATGAATATCAGACACCGGAAGGACCGGTGCGGGCTTTCTACCAGACGCTGACGACAAACAGCGCCAACGGCTATTTTGAATCGTTTATGGGGCTTAAAGGAACGCTCGTTATTTCCGAATCAGCCAACCGCGGCAGTCTCTATCGGGAAAGCTGGGTGCCCGAGGAAGAATGGGACCCCTGGGTTGCCAAGGGCTATCTGAAAAAGGCCGAGGGCAGACCCGTTGTGGATAATACCCAAAAAGAAGAAGCGGTTCTGGATGTTCGGGAAGGGACGTTGGCGATGGCGGAATATCGCATCCCGGTCTCGATGAATGTTCCGTATCATCAGCCGCACATCCGCAATTTCCTGGAGGCCATTCGCGGCAACGAAAAGCTGACCTGTCCGGCGGAGGTCGGCTACGAGACGGCCGTAACGGTGCTGAAGGTCAATGAGGCTGTTGAAAAAGCGTGCCGTTTGGAATTTAAACCTGAGGAGTTTTCTGTATAA